A window of the Longimicrobium sp. genome harbors these coding sequences:
- a CDS encoding RHS repeat-associated core domain-containing protein, which produces MHIQVDPGEPTPPYIWFAPASRTFYGATQSVTVHWCDAEQIASGSTRIWLNGTAVTHTASLVNDGSCNVHRAATVNLTFGLGINWVKARACETTTASCGTDSTTYVYSTTDATPPTAAITTPQGTYTQSTLSAGVKWCDDGTLNLGSHQVLWNGTAVFTSDAWQTGTDACWSAAGSSALLEMRPGANTLQASIRDAAGNLSNVATATFTYAPRVALVTPSGVRRPDLCAVGCFDATLGYATPAYVSLDVPRGAMLVYSSAHAVPRGFVQLDLNESLATPPTRVSLRLIRTDGTPQMLMDGRDAVFYDGANGVSRISAWFDASAMPTGTYRYRADVTRFFPDGSTQTDTVGVRVVIVNESGSRFGAGWSLAGYPRVHLPAAGAAADGVTVSEGDGTAGFFAAPACGASGPCTYTSPPGDFTTLTRDYAGFYRTSAGGDSAVFDLSGRLTRVRDRFGNQTAYAYYAPGCDPNYCVPGQLGIILDPAGKWISFAYSAATGLVERINLLGSNAVNLAYDAQRDLVRIVDPDGVTALTAAYSGHRLVVHADRAQNRSDVAYDRWGTIASVVGPAFRAQGSAAWRDTVRFRSQEAAVLPTGGQGSSTDPADRVDAAAVRALVVGTRADTTRLALDGWGAATEVRAPLGYTSRSARNADGLVTSTSDPLGNGVSYTWDGPRLTTAVQSPGSRTVRWEYNGPGGRVSREFGDVAETKYFYAGADRRYVLDSLHVAGRGMTRFTYDGRGRGLSQRDSAGHVVSTEYDPAGWQNTLRVTTDGGRATTYAGWDAWGRATQVTTPDLQTARVEFDALGRVIRQTAPDGGVVHYHYGSVFADSLTDARGGVWRWTRNQLGWVETEVRPGDVTGRHRTITYDRYGRVASITDRRGRTVGFGYDARDRLTTRTADGTTTYWSYSPDQPGVDGAPAWTVVSNPESTDSLHYDAEGRLARVVVLRNTSLGLRPYEIRYTYNLHGGLDSLLYQANGVWKRARYHQDLSTGNLSFLRDFGGRTTYLYYNGEGALRQMNLPNGEAATFTYTSNHQLTRIGYSGSLNAPAGQEFAYDAANRVASRGNAAGTRYRDYLYDSNGRLLQETDYERSLRDSRCYEDANYGWVCPDRSDYPVVGGRTYSYDLGGNPTDRGAAVQPGNRLTVYDGWTLQYDDEGNLTRKYKAGAQDVGYAWNDLGQLVQVTVNGAVAASYGYDGQGRRVRKTYPDGSTERYIYDGDDLLLQLDGAGSLMAEYTYWPGIDRVHGVIVGGAQYYYATDPQGSVLALSDVYGNVVNRYRYGSFGTAELTSETVANPLRWTGREWDAQAGLYYVRARWYDPVLQRFVSEDPLGVEGGQNLFGYAGNDPVNRSDPTGLIYCWTGIGLGPYGETEWFFHESCQNIYSTYTGWLRMRQMEERARQCDFWRCGEGLFSLGNRELVPPNRRERDMIEAEWGRIREDVPFCAQAKASARTMMNRQLLVWRTPYYERMEDGKEHLIVGENVWDYQRGGPVMYIYTGPRRRVDGSIAHTVAHEGIHGLTYPLRPGNLNPYYRHADIVPELNMVMDSAAGFCASRRPLPR; this is translated from the coding sequence GTGCACATCCAGGTGGATCCCGGCGAGCCAACGCCGCCGTACATCTGGTTCGCGCCCGCATCCCGCACCTTCTACGGAGCCACGCAGTCCGTCACGGTGCACTGGTGTGACGCCGAGCAGATCGCCAGCGGCAGCACCCGAATCTGGCTGAACGGCACCGCCGTCACCCACACGGCGAGTCTCGTCAACGATGGCAGTTGCAACGTCCACCGGGCGGCGACGGTCAACCTCACCTTCGGGCTGGGGATCAACTGGGTGAAGGCGCGTGCCTGCGAGACCACCACCGCATCGTGCGGAACCGACAGCACCACCTACGTCTACAGCACCACCGACGCCACTCCCCCCACCGCCGCAATCACCACCCCACAGGGGACGTACACCCAGAGCACGCTGAGCGCCGGGGTGAAGTGGTGCGACGACGGCACGCTGAACCTGGGGAGCCATCAAGTGCTGTGGAACGGGACAGCCGTCTTCACCAGCGACGCCTGGCAGACCGGCACCGACGCCTGCTGGTCGGCGGCCGGCTCCTCGGCCCTGCTGGAGATGCGCCCCGGGGCGAACACGCTGCAGGCCTCCATCCGCGACGCGGCGGGGAACCTGTCGAATGTGGCGACGGCGACCTTCACCTACGCCCCGCGCGTGGCGCTGGTGACCCCCAGCGGAGTGCGCCGGCCGGACCTCTGCGCCGTGGGGTGCTTCGACGCCACGCTGGGCTACGCCACCCCCGCATACGTGAGCCTGGACGTGCCCCGCGGCGCGATGCTCGTCTACTCCAGCGCGCACGCCGTCCCCCGCGGCTTCGTGCAGCTCGACCTGAACGAGAGCCTGGCGACCCCGCCCACCCGGGTGTCGCTGCGCCTGATCCGCACCGACGGGACGCCGCAGATGCTGATGGACGGCCGCGACGCCGTGTTCTACGACGGCGCGAACGGCGTCAGCCGGATCTCGGCGTGGTTCGACGCCTCCGCCATGCCGACCGGCACCTACCGCTACCGCGCGGACGTCACCCGCTTCTTCCCCGACGGCTCGACCCAGACGGACACCGTGGGGGTGCGGGTGGTGATCGTGAACGAGTCGGGGAGCCGCTTCGGAGCCGGATGGAGCCTGGCCGGCTACCCACGCGTGCACCTGCCGGCGGCGGGAGCGGCGGCCGACGGGGTAACGGTGAGCGAGGGCGACGGCACGGCCGGCTTCTTCGCCGCGCCCGCGTGCGGGGCGAGCGGGCCGTGCACCTACACATCCCCCCCGGGCGACTTCACCACGCTCACCCGCGACTACGCGGGCTTCTATCGGACCAGCGCGGGGGGCGACTCCGCCGTCTTCGACCTGAGCGGACGGCTCACCCGCGTGCGCGACCGCTTCGGCAACCAGACCGCCTACGCGTATTACGCGCCCGGGTGCGACCCCAACTACTGTGTGCCCGGCCAGCTGGGGATCATCTTGGACCCCGCGGGCAAATGGATCTCCTTCGCGTACTCGGCGGCCACCGGGCTGGTGGAGCGGATCAACCTGCTCGGCTCGAACGCGGTGAACCTGGCGTACGACGCCCAGCGGGACCTGGTGCGCATTGTAGACCCCGACGGTGTTACCGCGCTCACCGCCGCCTACAGCGGACACCGGCTGGTCGTCCACGCCGACCGCGCGCAGAACCGGAGCGATGTGGCCTACGACCGCTGGGGCACGATCGCGAGCGTCGTGGGGCCCGCGTTCCGGGCCCAAGGGAGCGCCGCCTGGCGCGACACCGTCCGCTTCCGTTCGCAGGAGGCGGCGGTGCTCCCGACTGGCGGGCAGGGGAGTTCGACCGACCCCGCCGACCGCGTGGACGCGGCGGCGGTGCGCGCGCTGGTGGTGGGCACCCGCGCCGATACCACGCGGCTGGCGCTGGACGGCTGGGGAGCGGCGACGGAGGTGCGCGCCCCCTTGGGATACACCAGTCGCAGCGCGCGCAACGCAGACGGACTGGTCACCAGCACCAGCGATCCGTTGGGCAACGGCGTCAGCTACACCTGGGACGGCCCGCGACTGACCACGGCCGTGCAGTCGCCGGGGTCGCGCACGGTGCGGTGGGAGTACAACGGCCCCGGCGGCCGAGTCAGCCGTGAGTTCGGCGACGTGGCGGAGACGAAGTACTTCTACGCCGGGGCCGATCGCCGGTACGTACTGGACAGCCTGCACGTAGCCGGGCGCGGGATGACGCGCTTCACTTACGACGGGCGCGGGCGCGGGCTCTCGCAGCGCGACTCGGCGGGCCACGTGGTGAGCACCGAGTACGACCCGGCGGGATGGCAGAACACCCTCCGCGTGACCACCGACGGGGGCCGCGCCACCACCTACGCCGGCTGGGACGCCTGGGGGCGCGCCACGCAGGTGACCACCCCCGACCTGCAGACTGCGCGGGTCGAGTTCGACGCGCTGGGACGCGTGATCCGGCAGACCGCTCCGGACGGCGGCGTGGTCCACTACCACTACGGTTCCGTCTTCGCGGACTCGCTCACCGACGCGCGCGGCGGTGTTTGGCGGTGGACCCGCAACCAGCTCGGCTGGGTGGAGACGGAGGTGCGCCCCGGCGACGTGACCGGGCGGCACCGCACCATTACGTACGACCGCTACGGGCGCGTGGCGTCCATCACCGACCGCCGGGGGCGCACCGTGGGGTTCGGCTACGACGCGCGCGACCGGCTGACCACGCGCACGGCGGACGGGACGACCACCTACTGGAGCTACAGCCCCGACCAGCCGGGCGTCGACGGGGCGCCCGCGTGGACGGTGGTGAGCAACCCAGAGTCGACCGACTCGCTCCATTACGATGCCGAGGGGCGCCTGGCGCGCGTCGTGGTGCTCCGCAACACCAGTCTGGGGCTGCGTCCCTACGAGATCCGCTACACCTACAACCTCCACGGCGGGCTGGACAGCCTGCTGTACCAGGCCAACGGGGTGTGGAAGCGCGCCCGCTACCACCAGGACCTGTCCACCGGGAACCTATCGTTCCTGAGGGACTTCGGCGGGCGCACCACCTACCTGTACTACAACGGCGAGGGGGCGCTACGGCAGATGAACCTGCCGAACGGCGAGGCGGCCACCTTCACCTACACCTCCAACCACCAGCTCACCCGCATCGGCTACTCCGGGAGCCTCAACGCGCCGGCCGGGCAGGAGTTCGCGTACGACGCGGCCAACCGCGTCGCGAGTCGCGGGAATGCGGCGGGCACCCGCTATCGCGACTACCTGTACGACTCCAATGGACGCCTGCTACAGGAGACCGACTACGAACGCTCGCTGCGCGACTCGCGCTGCTACGAGGACGCGAACTACGGGTGGGTGTGCCCAGACCGCTCCGACTACCCCGTGGTAGGGGGGCGGACCTACTCGTACGACTTGGGCGGCAACCCCACCGACCGCGGCGCGGCGGTCCAGCCCGGCAACCGGCTCACCGTCTACGACGGATGGACGCTGCAGTACGACGATGAGGGGAACCTGACGCGCAAGTACAAGGCGGGAGCGCAGGACGTGGGCTATGCCTGGAACGACCTGGGCCAGCTCGTGCAGGTGACGGTCAACGGGGCAGTAGCAGCCAGCTACGGCTACGACGGGCAGGGGCGGCGGGTGCGCAAGACGTACCCGGACGGGAGCACGGAGCGCTACATCTACGATGGCGACGACCTGCTGCTGCAGCTGGACGGCGCGGGCTCGCTGATGGCAGAGTACACGTACTGGCCTGGCATCGACCGGGTGCACGGCGTGATCGTGGGCGGGGCACAGTACTACTACGCCACCGATCCACAGGGCAGTGTGCTGGCGCTCTCCGACGTGTACGGAAACGTGGTCAACCGGTACCGCTACGGCTCGTTCGGCACCGCCGAGCTGACGAGCGAGACCGTGGCGAACCCATTGCGCTGGACGGGCCGCGAGTGGGACGCGCAGGCGGGCCTCTACTACGTGCGCGCCCGCTGGTACGACCCCGTGCTCCAGCGCTTCGTCAGCGAGGACCCGCTCGGGGTGGAGGGAGGGCAGAACCTGTTCGGCTACGCGGGCAACGACCCGGTGAACCGGAGCGACCCCACGGGGCTCATCTACTGCTGGACGGGGATCGGGCTGGGGCCCTATGGCGAGACGGAGTGGTTCTTCCACGAGAGCTGCCAGAACATCTACTCCACCTACACGGGGTGGCTGCGGATGAGGCAGATGGAGGAGCGGGCGCGCCAGTGCGACTTCTGGCGTTGCGGGGAGGGGCTGTTCTCGCTCGGAAATCGCGAGCTCGTCCCGCCCAACCGGCGCGAGCGCGATATGATTGAGGCGGAGTGGGGGAGGATCCGTGAGGACGTCCCGTTCTGCGCTCAGGCCAAGGCCAGCGCACGCACCATGATGAACCGGCAGCTCTTGGTGTGGCGCACCCCGTACTACGAACGGATGGAAGACGGGAAAGAGCACCTTATCGTGGGAGAAAATGTCTGGGACTACCAGCGCGGCGGACCGGTCATGTACATCTACACCGGACCCAGACGTCGCGTCGACGGCTCGATCGCGCATACGGTGGCGCATGAAGGGATCCACGGGCTGACCTATCCGCTGCGGCCCGGCAACCTGAACCCGTATTACCGGCACGCGGACATCGTTCCCGAGCTGAACATGGTCATGGACTCCGCCGCCGGGTTCTGCGCCAGCCGCCGGCCCCTGCCACGCTAG
- a CDS encoding DNA polymerase IV: protein MPQPERPRRILLADCDSYFVRCAMLADPEGAGKADLLLVGGRADARGVVTSASYAARKYGVHAGMPMATAVRLCPRAMIVPVPSEMVSRKHHEVRAVLDEFAPVVEAASVDEFYLDLTGTEELYRHEPLGDTCRRIQAEVLERTGISLSIGAATQRTLAKMAASVNKPYGVCVVEPGEEAAFIRRFALADIPGVGPAFAEALRRRGAVQVSDLLGVDEATLVSWVGDSRGRWLYRLVRGEGSAEITARAPQKSISHERTFARDLADEEEIETRLLALAVETGASLRAEGLKARTVTVKLRYADFEDRSASRTVPEPLESDRAIFAVARALLRQLRGRRRGGIRLLGVGVSRLGAEDEAEPMLFDAEGGVESERDRRLSLATDRLRSRFGKGAVVPARIAPKREDGSA from the coding sequence ATGCCGCAACCCGAGCGCCCCCGGCGCATCCTGCTGGCCGACTGCGACTCGTACTTCGTGCGCTGCGCCATGCTGGCCGACCCCGAGGGCGCGGGGAAGGCCGACCTGCTGCTGGTGGGCGGGCGCGCCGACGCGCGCGGGGTGGTCACCAGCGCCAGTTACGCGGCGCGCAAGTACGGCGTGCACGCGGGGATGCCGATGGCCACGGCGGTGCGCCTCTGCCCGCGGGCGATGATCGTCCCCGTCCCCTCGGAGATGGTGAGCCGCAAGCACCACGAGGTGCGCGCCGTGCTCGACGAGTTCGCGCCGGTGGTCGAGGCGGCCAGCGTGGACGAGTTCTACCTGGACCTCACCGGCACCGAGGAGCTGTACCGCCACGAGCCGCTGGGCGACACCTGCCGCCGCATCCAGGCCGAGGTGCTGGAGCGCACCGGGATCTCGCTCTCCATCGGCGCCGCCACGCAGCGCACGCTGGCCAAGATGGCCGCCTCGGTGAACAAGCCGTACGGCGTCTGCGTGGTCGAGCCCGGCGAGGAGGCGGCGTTCATCCGGCGCTTCGCCCTGGCCGACATCCCCGGCGTGGGGCCGGCGTTCGCCGAGGCGCTGCGGCGGCGCGGGGCCGTGCAGGTGAGCGACCTGCTGGGCGTCGACGAGGCCACGCTGGTCTCCTGGGTGGGCGACTCGCGCGGGCGCTGGCTGTACCGCCTGGTGCGCGGCGAGGGCTCGGCCGAGATCACGGCGCGCGCGCCGCAGAAGTCGATCTCGCACGAGCGCACCTTCGCGCGCGACCTGGCCGACGAGGAGGAGATCGAGACTCGCCTGCTGGCGCTGGCGGTCGAGACGGGCGCATCGCTGCGGGCCGAGGGGCTCAAGGCGCGCACGGTGACGGTGAAGCTGCGCTACGCCGACTTCGAGGACCGCTCCGCCAGCCGCACCGTGCCCGAGCCGCTGGAGAGCGACCGCGCCATCTTCGCCGTCGCGCGCGCCCTGCTGCGGCAGCTGCGCGGCAGGCGGCGGGGCGGCATCCGGCTGCTGGGGGTGGGCGTCTCCAGGCTGGGCGCCGAGGACGAGGCCGAGCCGATGCTCTTCGACGCGGAGGGCGGCGTGGAGAGCGAGCGCGACCGCCGCCTCTCCCTCGCCACCGACCGCCTGCGCAGCCGCTTCGGCAAGGGAGCCGTGGTGCCGGCCCGCATCGCGCCGAAGCGGGAAGACGGAAGTGCGTGA
- a CDS encoding prohibitin family protein, whose translation MSTIQIPTARRGGTGPKLGNPFRALSGKVPLLVVAVLLLILIPSMFVYINPGSVGIVIHKLGGGVDRRPLGPGLHFRNPLTTGIEEYPVYMQTLILTRGGAEGSQPNDEINVNSREGQPVSLDVSLSFELDPSRAPVLYSTFRTDIEAIQHGYVKQAIRQALQEVVGNENIADILGPKKAETVSQTQALLSNRLQQYGFMVKQFTINEIRAPQSVMDAINAKNVMQQQALTAQNELQKNTFQAQGDSIKARGRAIAILTEAQAQAEANRLLSESVTPTLVQYEMMKKWNGQMPQVSGGATPLIQLPAPPRQ comes from the coding sequence ATGTCAACCATCCAGATCCCCACCGCCAGGCGCGGCGGCACCGGGCCGAAGCTCGGCAATCCCTTCCGCGCGCTCTCGGGGAAGGTGCCGCTCCTGGTCGTCGCGGTGCTGCTGCTGATCCTGATCCCCTCGATGTTCGTCTACATCAACCCGGGGAGCGTGGGGATCGTGATCCACAAGCTGGGCGGCGGGGTCGACCGGAGGCCGCTGGGGCCGGGGCTGCACTTCCGCAACCCGCTGACCACGGGGATCGAGGAGTACCCGGTCTACATGCAGACGCTGATCCTGACGCGTGGAGGGGCGGAGGGCTCGCAGCCCAACGACGAGATCAACGTCAACAGCCGCGAGGGCCAGCCGGTGTCGCTGGACGTGTCGCTCTCCTTCGAGCTCGATCCGTCGCGCGCGCCGGTGCTCTACTCCACCTTCCGCACCGATATCGAGGCCATCCAGCACGGCTACGTGAAGCAGGCGATCCGGCAGGCGCTGCAGGAGGTGGTGGGCAACGAGAACATCGCCGACATCCTGGGCCCCAAGAAGGCCGAGACGGTGAGCCAGACGCAGGCGCTGCTCTCGAACCGGCTGCAGCAGTACGGCTTCATGGTGAAGCAGTTCACCATCAACGAGATCCGGGCGCCCCAGTCGGTGATGGACGCCATCAACGCCAAGAACGTCATGCAGCAGCAGGCGCTCACCGCCCAGAACGAGCTGCAGAAGAACACCTTCCAGGCGCAGGGCGACAGCATCAAGGCGCGGGGCCGCGCCATCGCCATCCTCACCGAGGCGCAGGCGCAGGCCGAGGCCAACCGGCTGCTCTCCGAGAGCGTGACCCCCACGCTGGTGCAGTACGAGATGATGAAGAAGTGGAACGGCCAGATGCCGCAGGTCAGCGGCGGCGCCACCCCCCTCATCCAGCTCCCCGCCCCGCCGCGGCAGTAG
- a CDS encoding DUF3124 domain-containing protein, translating to MHRSVVPAAALLLALASLAACEREGGARAGGVRADTAAAGAAVPEIPGPSPADSAHPVVRQVVYVPVYPRIYFRDQRRAIDLAATLSVRNTDPEYPLTVTAVLYFNTAGRLVRSYLRGPVRLGPMATAEYVVEPRDTAGGSGANFLVEWTADRRVTEPVIEAVMIGATGAQGISFVSVGRPLRRR from the coding sequence ATGCACCGCAGCGTCGTCCCGGCCGCCGCCCTGCTCCTCGCCCTCGCCTCCCTCGCCGCGTGCGAGCGGGAGGGTGGCGCGCGCGCGGGCGGCGTGCGGGCCGACACCGCCGCGGCCGGGGCGGCGGTCCCCGAGATCCCCGGGCCCTCCCCGGCGGACTCCGCGCACCCGGTGGTGCGGCAGGTGGTGTACGTCCCCGTCTACCCGCGCATCTACTTCCGCGACCAGCGCCGCGCCATCGACCTGGCGGCCACGCTCTCCGTGCGCAACACCGACCCCGAGTACCCGCTCACCGTCACCGCCGTCCTCTACTTCAACACCGCCGGCCGGCTGGTGCGCAGCTATCTGCGCGGCCCCGTGCGCCTGGGCCCCATGGCGACGGCCGAGTACGTGGTGGAGCCGCGCGACACCGCCGGCGGCTCCGGCGCCAACTTCCTGGTGGAGTGGACCGCCGACCGCCGCGTCACCGAGCCCGTCATCGAGGCGGTGATGATCGGCGCCACCGGCGCGCAGGGGATCTCCTTCGTGAGCGTCGGCCGGCCGCTGCGCCGCCGCTGA
- a CDS encoding cation:proton antiporter — MLALAPSGPPPFFAEAAALMVAAAVIAYAAARAGVVPIVGFLLAGVVIGPHGLGIVRDREMVDAAAEIGVVLLLFTIGIEFSFEKLARIRRLILGGGTLQVGLATAATAGLLAALGVDWRAALFTGFLVALSSTAIVLKLLGDRGEAAAPHGQVGLGLLIFQDLAIIPMVLLVPVLAGRGGSPGDVGLALLKAAAIIALVLLVARRLMPPLLEVVARTCAPELFLLTVMAVCFGTAWLTSLAGVSLSLGAFLAGLVVSESRFSEHALGEILPLQILFSATFFVSVGMLLDLGFLARNLPLVGAAAAGVLAVKLLTTSASVRLLRYPLPVAAASGLVLAQIGEFSFVLANAGREAGLTPAGLGETGLQAFIATSVLLMVATPYLAALGSRLAGRLQAHAAAAEGRRMEEAEAAGAGHLPRLENHVVVAGYGQAARRLARVLRASGVPFAITTLSPDGAREAEAEGYPVLRGDSARQRTLELVGIERAKVMVIADDDPAMAYRIAAVGRMTNPTMRIVVRTRYLAEVEPLSEAGADTVVAEELEAVVRLFGDVLREYRVDPGEIDAHEAAARRGGYAVLRTGEAPGLPPCALDGDCLATRTVAVRAGSPAAGRRVGELALGRWGLVLTGVREDGAWEEAPPDDRVLRPGMELALAGTADAFARSAPVFRPAGGTLSPAPPPPRADGRTRPDPEQLVTFQPAGGAACAHLEQVHPVHPSAPGCEECLRSGDDWVQLRLCMTCGHVGCCDSSPNRHATAHFHATGHPVMRSAEPGETWGWCYVDELEL; from the coding sequence ATGCTCGCGCTCGCCCCTTCCGGCCCGCCCCCCTTCTTCGCCGAGGCCGCCGCCCTGATGGTGGCCGCCGCGGTGATCGCCTACGCCGCCGCGCGCGCCGGGGTGGTCCCCATCGTCGGCTTCCTCCTGGCGGGGGTGGTGATCGGGCCGCACGGGCTGGGCATCGTGCGCGACCGCGAGATGGTCGACGCCGCCGCCGAGATCGGCGTGGTGCTGCTCCTCTTCACCATCGGCATCGAGTTCAGCTTCGAGAAGCTGGCCCGCATCCGCCGGCTGATCCTGGGCGGCGGCACCCTGCAGGTGGGGCTCGCCACCGCCGCCACGGCCGGGCTCCTCGCCGCGCTGGGAGTGGACTGGCGCGCCGCCCTCTTCACCGGCTTCCTGGTGGCGCTCTCCTCCACGGCAATCGTCCTCAAGCTGCTGGGCGACCGCGGCGAGGCCGCCGCCCCGCACGGCCAGGTGGGGCTGGGGCTCCTCATCTTCCAGGACCTGGCCATCATCCCCATGGTGCTGCTGGTGCCCGTCTTGGCCGGCCGGGGCGGCTCCCCGGGCGACGTGGGGCTCGCGCTCCTCAAGGCGGCGGCCATCATCGCCCTGGTGCTCCTGGTGGCGCGCCGGCTGATGCCGCCGCTGCTGGAGGTGGTGGCGCGCACCTGCGCCCCCGAGCTCTTCCTGCTCACCGTGATGGCCGTCTGCTTCGGCACCGCCTGGCTCACCTCCCTGGCGGGGGTCAGCCTGTCGCTGGGCGCCTTCCTGGCCGGGCTGGTGGTGAGCGAGAGCCGCTTCAGCGAGCACGCCCTGGGCGAGATCCTCCCGCTGCAGATCCTCTTCAGCGCCACCTTCTTCGTCTCGGTGGGGATGCTGCTGGACCTGGGCTTCCTGGCGCGCAACCTCCCCCTGGTGGGCGCCGCCGCGGCGGGGGTGCTGGCGGTCAAGCTGCTCACCACCTCCGCCAGCGTGCGCCTCCTGCGGTACCCGCTCCCCGTGGCCGCCGCCTCGGGGCTGGTGCTGGCGCAGATCGGCGAGTTCTCGTTCGTGCTGGCGAACGCGGGGCGCGAGGCGGGGCTCACCCCCGCGGGGCTGGGCGAGACCGGGCTGCAGGCGTTCATCGCCACCAGCGTGCTGCTGATGGTGGCCACCCCGTACCTGGCCGCGCTGGGCTCGCGCCTGGCCGGGCGGCTCCAGGCGCACGCCGCCGCCGCCGAGGGCCGGCGCATGGAGGAGGCCGAGGCCGCCGGCGCCGGCCACCTCCCCCGGCTGGAGAACCACGTGGTGGTGGCGGGCTACGGGCAGGCCGCGCGGCGGCTGGCGCGGGTGCTGCGCGCGTCGGGCGTCCCCTTCGCCATCACCACCCTCTCCCCCGACGGCGCGCGCGAGGCCGAGGCCGAGGGCTACCCCGTGCTGCGCGGCGACTCGGCCCGGCAGCGCACCCTGGAGCTGGTGGGGATCGAGCGCGCCAAGGTGATGGTGATCGCCGACGACGACCCGGCCATGGCGTACCGGATCGCCGCGGTGGGGCGGATGACGAACCCCACCATGCGCATCGTGGTGCGCACCCGCTACCTGGCCGAGGTGGAGCCGCTCAGCGAGGCCGGCGCCGACACCGTGGTGGCCGAGGAGCTGGAGGCTGTGGTGCGGCTCTTCGGCGACGTGCTGCGCGAGTACCGGGTGGACCCCGGCGAGATCGACGCGCACGAGGCCGCCGCGCGCCGGGGCGGCTATGCGGTGCTGCGCACGGGTGAGGCCCCCGGGCTGCCGCCGTGCGCGCTGGACGGCGACTGCCTGGCCACGCGCACCGTCGCCGTGCGCGCGGGCTCCCCCGCGGCCGGGCGGCGCGTGGGCGAGCTGGCGCTCGGGCGCTGGGGGCTGGTGCTCACCGGCGTCCGCGAGGACGGGGCGTGGGAGGAGGCGCCGCCGGACGACCGGGTGCTGCGCCCCGGGATGGAGCTGGCGCTGGCCGGCACCGCCGACGCCTTCGCCCGGAGCGCCCCCGTGTTCCGCCCCGCCGGCGGCACGCTGAGCCCGGCGCCGCCCCCGCCGCGGGCCGACGGGAGGACGCGCCCCGACCCCGAGCAGCTGGTCACCTTCCAGCCCGCCGGAGGGGCCGCCTGCGCCCACCTCGAGCAGGTGCATCCCGTGCACCCCAGCGCCCCCGGCTGCGAGGAGTGCCTGCGCAGCGGCGACGACTGGGTGCAGCTGCGCCTGTGCATGACCTGCGGCCACGTGGGCTGCTGCGACTCGTCGCCGAACCGCCACGCCACCGCGCACTTCCACGCCACCGGCCACCCCGTGATGCGCTCCGCCGAGCCGGGCGAGACGTGGGGCTGGTGCTACGTCGACGAGCTGGAGCTGTAG
- a CDS encoding cation:proton antiporter produces MHGEFLLGAGAVLAALALAGILFARLGQSVVPAFILLGLALRPVGLDQELVDVLATLGVALLLFFMGLEFSLRALLENRRRIVRGGLVDLAFCFPLGLAAGLAFGWGIEGALILAGAFYVSSSAIIAKGVIDLERTANPETETALGVLVFEDLFVALLLALLSGAVLAGEPSAGSVLRGIGIAAAFFAVFVVIALRAERVLDWALDLESDDLLLLAVGGLVLLLSAAALAAGLSEAIGAFLAGVVLAETRHRERVERLFAPLQGVFAAVFFLAFGLSLDPARFAGVWPQALGLAVLGIAAKVAGGYRAGLADGLSKRGALALGLTLVPRGEFSILLAGVAATAGLAEVNAAIGLMVLALSLAGTATMQYAPRIAQRVFPRKGPRPPLPDYVLGPPTSDEEAPSGAPGPPGSGGEPPARPQS; encoded by the coding sequence ATGCACGGCGAATTCCTGCTGGGCGCCGGCGCGGTGCTGGCGGCCCTGGCGCTGGCGGGCATCCTGTTCGCGCGGCTGGGCCAGTCGGTGGTCCCCGCCTTCATCCTGCTGGGGCTGGCGCTCCGGCCGGTGGGGCTGGACCAGGAGCTGGTGGACGTGCTGGCCACGCTGGGCGTGGCGCTCCTGCTCTTCTTCATGGGGCTGGAGTTCTCGCTGCGGGCGCTGCTGGAGAACCGGCGGCGCATCGTGCGCGGCGGGCTGGTGGACCTGGCGTTCTGCTTTCCGCTCGGCCTCGCGGCGGGGCTGGCGTTCGGGTGGGGGATCGAGGGGGCGCTGATCCTGGCGGGCGCCTTCTACGTCTCGTCCAGCGCCATCATCGCCAAGGGGGTGATCGACCTGGAGCGCACGGCGAACCCCGAGACGGAGACGGCGCTCGGGGTGCTCGTCTTCGAGGACCTGTTCGTGGCGCTGCTGCTGGCGCTGCTCTCGGGCGCGGTGCTGGCGGGCGAGCCGTCGGCGGGATCGGTGCTGCGGGGGATCGGCATCGCGGCGGCCTTCTTCGCCGTGTTCGTGGTGATCGCGCTCAGGGCGGAGCGGGTGCTGGACTGGGCGCTGGACCTGGAGAGCGACGACCTGCTGCTGCTTGCGGTGGGCGGGCTGGTGCTGCTGCTGTCGGCGGCGGCGCTGGCGGCGGGGCTGTCGGAGGCGATCGGGGCGTTCCTGGCGGGGGTGGTGCTGGCCGAGACGCGCCACCGCGAGCGGGTGGAGCGTCTCTTCGCGCCGCTGCAGGGGGTGTTCGCGGCGGTGTTCTTCCTGGCGTTCGGGCTGTCGCTGGACCCGGCGCGCTTCGCGGGGGTGTGGCCGCAGGCGCTGGGGCTGGCGGTGCTGGGAATCGCGGCGAAGGTGGCGGGCGGCTACCGCGCGGGGCTCGCGGACGGGCTGTCGAAGCGCGGCGCGCTGGCGCTGGGGCTCACGCTGGTGCCGCGCGGCGAGTTCTCCATCCTGCTGGCGGGCGTGGCGGCCACGGCCGGGCTGGCGGAGGTGAACGCGGCGATCGGGCTGATGGTGCTGGCGCTCTCGCTGGCGGGGACGGCGACCATGCAGTACGCCCCGCGCATCGCGCAGCGGGTGTTCCCCCGCAAGGGGCCGCGCCCTCCGCTGCCGGACTACGTGCTGGGGCCGCCGACGTCGGACGAGGAGGCCCCGTCCGGAGCGCCGGGCCCGCCCGGTTCGGGCGGCGAGCCTCCAGCGCGACCGCAGAGTTAG